The Raphanus sativus cultivar WK10039 chromosome 2, ASM80110v3, whole genome shotgun sequence genome includes a region encoding these proteins:
- the LOC130508434 gene encoding uncharacterized protein LOC130508434 has product MASPITIICFDYGGSYIKDGAEIKWISGEDQIHTLVMKTYVEEVTYSELVKCICRKIKANVDGMVKISYFPLIFYSNKPSYIWCDEDVLGYLMQVNHDKCRSVLYMEISSDMDATYGGMPLSGDDGTDESYVGQSDGEDTYIEEDETDEDESEEDETEQDGDEQDGTDQDHEMDGMVTLYTAEQHEDFELHENLEHGYEGTEVRIEVEAARAGVEATTVVKEEWDDGLNLVKSQEFRTKTAMQVLVQRGALKNGFEYDTLKSDTGRFVARCRGAK; this is encoded by the coding sequence ATGGCTTCTCCTATTACAATCATATGTTTTGACTATGGAGGAAGTTACATCAAGGATGGGGCTGAGATTAAGTGGATCTCCGGAGAAGATCAAATCCACACTCTAGTGATGAAAACATATGTGGAAGAGGTTACATATTCTGAACTGGTCAAGTGTATATGCAGAAAGATTAAGGCAAATGTAGATGGGATGGTGAAGATTAGTTACTTTCCattgatattttattcaaacaagCCATCATATATTTGGTGTGATGAAGACGTTTTGGGTTATCTCATGCAAGTAAATCATGATAAATGTAGAAGTGTTTTATATATGGAGATCAGCAGTGACATGGATGCTACATATGGTGGTATGCCGCTTTCAGGAGATGATGGAACTGATGAAAGCTATGTTGGTCAATCTGATGGTGAGGATACATATATTGAGGAAGATGAGACTGATGAAGATGAGTCTGAGGAAGATGAGACTGAGCAAGATGGAGATGAGCAAGATGGAACAGATCAGGATCATGAGATGGATGGCATGGTCACGCTTTACACAGCTGAACAACACGAAGACTTTGAGTTGCATGAGAATTTAGAGCATGGGTATGAAGGAACAGAAGTCAGAATAGAAGTTGAAGCTGCAAGAGCGGGAGTTGAAGCCACAACAGTAGTAAAAGAAGAATGGGATGATGGTCTCAATTTGGTTAAGAGTCAAGAATTCAGAACTAAGACAGCCATGCAAGTTCTAGTTCAGAGGGGTGCGCTTAAGAATGGTTTTGAGTATGACACACTTAAGTCCGATACTGGGAGATTTGTGGCAAGATGTCGAGGAGCCAAATAA